One stretch of Lacrimispora sphenoides DNA includes these proteins:
- a CDS encoding basic amino acid ABC transporter substrate-binding protein produces MKRKVIAMVGVACMAALLTACAGSGTKTETTAAEQKEAGKLVMVTNAEFPPYEYYDKNEIVGIDVDIARAIADKMGVELDVEDMAFDSLIPAVQSGKADFTAAGMTVNEDRKKNVDFTDTYAEAAQVIIVKEGSEIKTPDDLTGKKIGVQTGTTGDIYADDIENAVVNRYNKGMEAVMALTQDKIDAVIIDREPAKVFVKENAGLVILDEAFTEEEYAIAVKKDNKELLDKINGAIKELKESGELKKIVDKYITAE; encoded by the coding sequence ATGAAAAGGAAAGTAATTGCTATGGTGGGTGTTGCATGTATGGCAGCTTTATTAACTGCTTGTGCAGGTTCCGGAACAAAGACAGAGACAACTGCTGCAGAACAGAAAGAAGCAGGAAAACTGGTTATGGTAACCAATGCAGAATTTCCGCCCTATGAATATTATGATAAAAATGAGATCGTTGGAATTGATGTGGATATTGCAAGGGCTATCGCTGATAAGATGGGTGTGGAGCTGGATGTTGAGGATATGGCCTTTGATTCCCTGATCCCGGCTGTCCAGTCCGGTAAGGCGGACTTTACTGCCGCCGGTATGACCGTCAACGAAGACCGAAAGAAAAATGTTGATTTTACCGATACTTATGCAGAAGCAGCCCAGGTAATCATTGTTAAAGAAGGCAGTGAGATCAAAACACCGGATGATTTAACTGGAAAGAAGATTGGCGTACAGACCGGCACCACCGGTGATATTTATGCAGATGATATTGAGAATGCGGTCGTTAATCGTTATAATAAGGGAATGGAAGCAGTTATGGCTCTTACTCAGGACAAAATTGATGCAGTCATCATTGACCGTGAGCCTGCAAAGGTATTTGTTAAGGAAAATGCCGGATTGGTGATCCTTGACGAAGCATTCACCGAGGAAGAATATGCAATCGCCGTTAAAAAAGACAACAAAGAGCTGTTAGACAAAATCAACGGTGCCATTAAGGAATTAAAGGAATCCGGTGAATTAAAGAAGATCGTGGATAAATACATTACCGCGGAATAA
- a CDS encoding GNAT family N-acetyltransferase gives MSNFHIVNNRNDREINDLLNIWESAVAATHTFLSEDDIQAIKPEVVMGLKEIEHLYCYYEDDTPHGFIGAADDKIEMLFIHDKARGKGIGKKLIRYAVDNLDAKYVDVNEQNDQGIGFYKHMGFHVISRSELDEQGRPFPILHLKLSDG, from the coding sequence ATGTCAAATTTTCATATTGTAAATAACAGGAATGACAGAGAAATAAATGATTTACTAAATATCTGGGAATCTGCAGTTGCAGCTACTCATACGTTTTTATCAGAAGATGACATCCAGGCGATCAAACCGGAGGTTGTAATGGGATTAAAAGAAATTGAACATTTGTATTGTTATTATGAAGATGATACTCCTCATGGTTTCATAGGTGCAGCCGACGATAAAATTGAGATGCTGTTTATCCATGATAAAGCCAGAGGAAAAGGAATTGGAAAGAAGCTTATCCGCTATGCTGTAGATAATTTAGATGCAAAATATGTTGATGTAAATGAACAGAATGATCAGGGCATAGGATTTTATAAACACATGGGTTTTCATGTCATTAGCAGGTCAGAGCTAGATGAACAAGGCAGACCATTTCCAATACTGCATCTTAAATTAAGTGACGGTTAA
- a CDS encoding GNAT family N-acetyltransferase → MNYIFTNSIKDDNALRRSYNSLAEKTFGLSFEEFYQNGYWTDKYIPYSLIDDGKVIANASVNILKSFYNGQEKRCIQIGTVMTDSDYRNQGLSRYLIERILSEWKEACDTMYLFANDSVLDFYPKFGFVKAVEYQCSSPITPTKGRVRKLDMSHASDREFLKRYYTKSNPYSALAIKDNYELFMFYCTSLMKDCVYFLEDFDAVIIASNKNEILTCYDIFSDGNHAMIEMVSRVAESQIRTVVFGFTPAEHAAFHSQILEEEDTTLFILKGKDNWFVNHQMMFPVLSHA, encoded by the coding sequence ATGAATTATATCTTTACCAACAGCATTAAAGATGATAATGCATTACGGCGCAGTTATAACAGTTTAGCTGAAAAAACCTTTGGACTGTCTTTTGAAGAATTTTATCAGAATGGATATTGGACAGATAAATATATTCCATATTCCTTGATTGATGATGGAAAGGTAATTGCTAATGCATCTGTGAATATTTTAAAATCCTTTTATAATGGGCAGGAAAAACGATGCATCCAGATTGGCACTGTTATGACGGACTCCGATTATAGAAACCAGGGGTTATCCAGATATTTAATAGAAAGAATTTTAAGTGAATGGAAAGAAGCATGCGATACCATGTATCTGTTTGCCAATGACAGTGTTCTTGATTTTTACCCTAAATTTGGTTTTGTAAAAGCCGTTGAATACCAATGCAGCAGTCCGATCACTCCAACAAAAGGACGCGTAAGGAAACTTGACATGAGCCATGCAAGTGATCGTGAATTCTTGAAGCGGTATTACACGAAATCCAACCCATACTCCGCGCTTGCAATAAAGGATAACTATGAATTGTTTATGTTTTATTGTACTTCATTGATGAAAGATTGTGTGTACTTTCTGGAAGATTTTGATGCTGTAATAATTGCTTCAAATAAAAATGAAATTTTAACTTGTTATGATATTTTTAGCGACGGGAATCATGCTATGATTGAAATGGTATCCAGAGTAGCAGAGTCTCAAATACGCACTGTAGTTTTTGGCTTCACTCCTGCAGAACATGCAGCTTTTCATTCACAAATTCTCGAAGAAGAGGATACAACTCTTTTTATTCTTAAAGGAAAGGATAATTGGTTTGTGAATCATCAAATGATGTTTCCTGTTTTATCACATGCATAA
- a CDS encoding HPr family phosphocarrier protein — translation MRNLKHTFSTVEDLVAFVVRAERCSFDIDVIYNQLVIDGKSLMGVMLIGIGKQVEIVCHNAAASPEELVGHAA, via the coding sequence ATGAGGAATCTGAAACATACATTTTCTACGGTGGAAGATCTGGTTGCATTTGTAGTAAGAGCGGAAAGGTGCAGCTTTGATATTGATGTCATTTACAACCAGCTGGTTATTGACGGAAAATCGCTGATGGGAGTTATGCTCATCGGCATTGGAAAACAGGTTGAGATCGTTTGCCACAATGCAGCAGCTTCTCCTGAAGAATTAGTAGGCCATGCCGCTTAA
- a CDS encoding GNAT family N-acetyltransferase — MLAYRTLNDANIETLHEAFRNAFSDYQVEMNLPIETFKQMLQRRGYAPEISIGAFKDDRLVGFVLNGLRNLNGKTTVYDIGTGVIIDYRRQGVTSSMLLNVKEVLKQNQIEQYLLEVIQSNTSALQLYKKEGFKIRRNFSCFKIDKKSYAPVKNHKVGHTDQMAWEQLREFWDFEPSWQNSIDSVNAVSKEFLYSIVHYDNTIAGYGIINKKTGDIPQIAVKKVYRGKGIGRSIVTDLIENTESQKISTLNVDDESKCMKDFLIKSGFAPTVSQYEMLLHIG; from the coding sequence ATGTTAGCTTATAGAACTTTAAATGATGCAAATATAGAAACACTTCACGAGGCATTTCGGAATGCATTTTCCGATTATCAGGTTGAAATGAATTTACCCATTGAAACATTCAAACAAATGCTGCAAAGAAGAGGGTATGCTCCGGAGATATCCATAGGTGCGTTTAAAGATGATCGATTGGTTGGTTTCGTTCTAAATGGACTTCGAAATTTAAACGGAAAAACAACGGTGTATGACATTGGAACAGGCGTTATCATTGATTACAGAAGACAAGGTGTCACAAGTAGCATGCTTTTGAATGTCAAAGAAGTACTTAAACAAAATCAAATAGAACAGTATTTACTTGAGGTTATTCAATCCAATACGTCTGCACTTCAATTGTACAAAAAAGAGGGATTCAAGATTCGAAGGAATTTTTCCTGCTTTAAAATAGACAAAAAAAGTTATGCTCCTGTGAAAAACCATAAAGTTGGGCACACGGATCAGATGGCGTGGGAACAATTAAGAGAATTCTGGGATTTTGAACCTTCATGGCAAAATTCAATTGATTCGGTAAATGCGGTATCAAAAGAATTTCTATATTCTATTGTACATTATGATAATACAATTGCTGGATATGGTATTATTAATAAAAAGACAGGAGATATCCCTCAAATTGCAGTAAAAAAAGTTTATAGAGGGAAGGGGATTGGCAGAAGCATTGTTACTGATTTAATCGAAAATACGGAATCTCAAAAAATAAGTACCCTCAACGTAGACGACGAATCAAAATGTATGAAGGATTTTCTGATTAAATCAGGGTTTGCACCAACTGTGAGTCAGTATGAGATGCTTTTGCACATAGGATAG
- a CDS encoding TMEM164 family acyltransferase, giving the protein MKELLEKTAWPMNPPAPYSLFHIIFIAVGLASVVFLAYYTTRKINSSRLPRLLFFCGLLLAASECWKQLFLYYVVNEQTYNWWYFPFQLCSLPMYLCLILPLVPSKDVQRVLCTFMQDFNLLGGIMALAEPSGLFHPYWFLTLHGLIWHLLLIFIGLAIAFSRLSDTSILGFVRTLPLFFICCIIASIINRTAKPLGQADMFYISPYYPSAQIVFHEIALKYGISIGNAVYLFATCLGGFLFHVIFFKFHLFSAQTET; this is encoded by the coding sequence ATGAAGGAACTCCTTGAAAAAACAGCATGGCCCATGAATCCACCGGCTCCTTATTCTCTGTTCCACATCATATTTATTGCCGTCGGGCTTGCCTCTGTGGTTTTTCTGGCTTATTACACCACCAGAAAAATAAACAGCTCCAGACTTCCGCGGCTGCTTTTTTTCTGCGGCCTTCTTCTGGCTGCCTCCGAATGCTGGAAACAGCTTTTTTTATATTATGTGGTAAATGAACAGACCTACAACTGGTGGTATTTTCCATTTCAGCTTTGCAGCCTTCCCATGTACCTCTGCCTCATTCTTCCGCTGGTCCCATCTAAGGACGTTCAAAGGGTGCTATGCACCTTTATGCAGGATTTCAACCTTTTAGGAGGCATCATGGCACTGGCAGAACCATCCGGGCTTTTTCATCCTTACTGGTTCTTAACCCTTCACGGTTTGATCTGGCACCTGCTTTTGATTTTTATAGGGCTGGCCATCGCATTTTCCCGTCTTTCCGATACTTCGATTTTGGGATTCGTGCGGACACTCCCCCTGTTTTTCATCTGCTGCATCATAGCTTCTATTATCAATCGGACGGCAAAGCCTTTGGGTCAGGCAGATATGTTCTACATTTCCCCCTATTACCCGTCGGCTCAGATCGTTTTTCATGAAATTGCGTTAAAATACGGCATATCCATAGGGAATGCTGTTTATCTGTTTGCCACCTGCCTGGGCGGCTTTCTGTTTCACGTAATATTTTTTAAATTTCATTTGTTTTCTGCCCAGACCGAAACTTAA
- the tet gene encoding tetracycline resistance ribosomal protection protein: MKIMNIGILAHVDAGKTTLTESMLYTSGTIAESGRVDRGSTITDSMTLEKQRGITIQASIASYEWKHVKINLIDTPGHIDFYAEVERSLNVLDGIVLLISAKDGIQAQTRILFDAIRKRKLPALIFINKIDQPDIDLELIYKDIKEKLTSHILVMQRITNDNTLLPTEIDELSEEIRDTIIEMDDTLLKKYMLDQPITAEELLNSRRKNISSGKLLPIYHGSALKHIGTKELMDAILIEFNPIILPTDSKLAALVYKIERDDNRNKRTYMRIFGGSIKTRDVLTPEGHSDSMKIKKLETSSNGKIVETDKIECGDIAIFPNEARLKIGDTIGTIPRNNLALHDNSLIMQANISPMFSSDRAILLEALSELSETDPLLQYKLDSRSSDIIMEFLGKVQIEIIVALLQSRYHLQAKIENVTTIYKERPLKKATFTAYIEVPPNPFWASIGLSIEPLPIGAGVQYESKVSYGYLKKSFQNAVEEGIRSGCEQGLYGWELTDLKICFEYGLYYSPVSTPADFRHLAPVVLEQAFKQSGTELLEPCLSFQLYVPQDCNARVYNDLKKYHAMIESIKTRHNEIVVTGKIPARTSQIYKEQLSELTKGCGVFLTEHAGYQQNTGEIFIQSRKPDDRLDKTRHLFDKAYEEVSPLKTT; the protein is encoded by the coding sequence ATGAAAATAATGAATATAGGAATCCTGGCTCACGTAGATGCAGGAAAAACAACATTAACAGAGAGCATGCTCTATACCAGCGGTACAATTGCTGAATCTGGGCGTGTTGATCGCGGTTCGACTATTACAGATTCTATGACACTTGAAAAACAGAGAGGAATTACAATACAGGCGTCTATAGCATCTTATGAATGGAAACATGTTAAAATCAATTTAATAGATACCCCAGGGCATATCGACTTCTATGCAGAAGTAGAGCGCTCCTTAAATGTATTAGATGGTATTGTTTTACTGATCTCAGCCAAGGACGGTATTCAGGCACAAACACGTATTCTTTTCGATGCAATAAGAAAAAGGAAGCTTCCTGCTTTGATTTTTATTAATAAAATTGATCAGCCAGATATCGATCTTGAATTAATATATAAAGATATCAAAGAGAAATTAACTTCCCATATTCTTGTAATGCAGAGAATTACAAATGATAATACTCTTTTACCCACGGAAATTGATGAATTGTCAGAAGAGATTAGAGATACGATTATTGAGATGGATGATACTTTACTGAAGAAATATATGCTAGATCAACCTATTACAGCGGAGGAACTTTTAAATAGCAGAAGAAAAAATATTAGCAGCGGTAAGCTTTTGCCTATTTATCATGGCAGTGCTCTGAAACATATAGGAACAAAAGAACTGATGGATGCTATTCTTATAGAATTCAATCCGATTATATTACCGACAGACTCCAAACTCGCTGCATTGGTATATAAAATTGAAAGAGATGATAATCGGAATAAGCGCACATATATGCGTATTTTTGGAGGCTCAATTAAAACCCGTGATGTACTAACCCCCGAAGGTCATTCTGACAGTATGAAAATTAAAAAGCTGGAAACCTCAAGCAATGGTAAAATTGTAGAAACCGACAAAATTGAATGCGGTGATATTGCTATTTTCCCAAATGAAGCCCGGCTAAAAATAGGAGACACCATAGGTACAATACCACGGAACAACTTGGCTTTACATGATAACAGCCTGATCATGCAGGCTAATATTTCCCCCATGTTTTCTTCCGATAGAGCAATTTTACTGGAAGCCTTGTCGGAACTGTCTGAAACAGATCCTCTTTTACAATATAAACTGGATTCCAGAAGCAGTGATATCATAATGGAGTTTCTTGGAAAGGTTCAAATAGAGATCATTGTTGCTCTATTGCAGAGCAGATACCATCTTCAGGCTAAAATAGAAAATGTAACAACTATTTATAAAGAGCGTCCTTTAAAAAAAGCGACTTTTACCGCTTATATTGAAGTTCCGCCAAATCCTTTTTGGGCCTCCATCGGATTGTCAATAGAGCCTCTTCCTATTGGAGCAGGAGTACAATATGAAAGTAAAGTGTCATATGGGTATTTAAAAAAGTCATTCCAGAATGCCGTTGAAGAAGGAATTCGATCTGGCTGCGAACAAGGGTTATACGGATGGGAATTGACGGATCTTAAAATTTGTTTTGAATATGGATTGTATTATAGTCCAGTAAGTACACCGGCTGATTTCAGGCATCTGGCTCCTGTCGTGCTTGAACAAGCTTTTAAACAGTCAGGTACAGAGTTATTGGAACCGTGTTTGTCATTCCAACTTTATGTCCCCCAAGATTGTAATGCTCGTGTTTATAATGACTTAAAAAAATATCATGCAATGATTGAATCAATAAAAACACGGCATAATGAAATTGTAGTGACTGGAAAAATCCCGGCCCGCACATCACAAATTTACAAAGAGCAGCTTTCAGAGTTAACAAAAGGCTGTGGAGTTTTTTTAACAGAACACGCAGGATACCAGCAAAATACCGGAGAAATTTTTATTCAGTCAAGAAAGCCAGATGATCGGTTGGACAAAACCCGCCACTTATTTGATAAGGCTTATGAAGAAGTTTCGCCCCTAAAAACGACTTGA
- a CDS encoding HAD family hydrolase, producing the protein MRYKHIVFDIDGTLIDTEYAVLHSLQDTLIAVTGINREINELTFALGIPGKNALKKLNVPEHSISLILGHWEKCMSNYSNTVCVFQGISELLDALVQYGCELGIVTSKTREEFKQDFEPFEISKYFTTIICADDTVEHKPDPDPLFKYMEVSNANNNELIYIGDSVYDWECAKSAKVDFALAGWGSLSREIMADYYLEKPDDLLLIMRD; encoded by the coding sequence ATGAGGTATAAGCATATTGTTTTTGATATTGACGGAACATTAATAGATACGGAATATGCAGTTCTGCACTCTTTGCAAGACACCTTAATTGCCGTAACCGGGATTAACAGGGAAATCAACGAGCTGACATTTGCATTGGGGATTCCCGGAAAGAACGCATTGAAAAAACTTAACGTCCCGGAACATTCAATTTCGCTTATTCTGGGACATTGGGAAAAATGTATGTCCAATTACAGCAATACGGTATGTGTTTTTCAGGGCATAAGTGAGTTGTTGGACGCCCTTGTACAATACGGCTGTGAATTAGGGATTGTCACATCAAAAACAAGAGAAGAATTTAAACAGGATTTTGAACCATTTGAAATTAGCAAATATTTCACAACGATTATTTGCGCTGATGATACGGTGGAGCACAAGCCAGATCCAGACCCTCTTTTCAAATACATGGAAGTCTCAAATGCGAACAATAACGAATTGATTTATATTGGGGACAGTGTATATGACTGGGAATGTGCCAAAAGTGCCAAGGTTGATTTTGCTTTGGCGGGCTGGGGCAGTCTTTCCAGAGAAATAATGGCAGATTATTACTTAGAAAAACCTGACGATCTTCTTTTAATTATGAGGGATTGA
- a CDS encoding ATP-binding cassette domain-containing protein → MSDNYIRVSGARERNLKNINVLIPKKEITVFTGVSGSGKSSLVFDTIAAESQRQLNETYTSFIRHRMPHYGKPDVDMIENLSVAFIINQKRLGGNARSTVGTITDIYSLLRLLFSRIGKPFAGYSDVFSFNNPAGMCSCCQGLGKMEAVDIERLLDKNKSLDEGAIRFPTFEPGGWRLTRYIYSGFFDNDKKIKDYSSEELDLLLYADGIKVKDPLPEWPKTSLYEGVVPRIERSFLKKEDGEKVRYSKEIEGFIIKQDCPHCHGTRLNDRVLSCKVNGKNIAECADMQINELLEFIQLINAPVAAAIVSELVNRLQQMVSIGLDYLSLSRQTSTLSGGESQRIKIVCQLGSSLTDLTYIFDEPSIGLHPHDISKINDLMKLLRDKGNTVLIVEHDPDIIKIADQVIDMGPGAGIHGGEIVYQGSLQGLKASGTLTGKYLSYRPELKAGTRTPKGWLSIHNATLHNLKNLSVEIPKGVMTVVTGVAGSGKSTLINQVLPRFYPDTVFIDQKGIQASKRSNIATFTGIFDMIRKLFAKSNGVSASLFSFNSQGACPACKGLGVTYTDLAFMDTMVTVCEECNGNRYTDEVLGYKLRGKNIGEILKMTVSEALEFFREEEIRTVLKRLSDVGITYISLGQPLNTLSGGELQRIKLASELLNGGKVYVLDEPSTGLHMADIKQLIGIMNRLVEQNSTLIVIEHNLDIICQADWIIDLGPHAGQHGGKIMFTGLPEDLINCKDSLTGKSLKKYINKI, encoded by the coding sequence ATGTCTGATAATTATATTCGGGTATCTGGAGCTAGGGAGCGGAATCTAAAAAATATTAATGTCCTGATACCCAAAAAAGAAATTACGGTTTTTACAGGAGTATCCGGTTCTGGTAAATCGTCACTCGTATTTGATACAATAGCAGCAGAATCCCAAAGGCAATTAAATGAAACCTACACCAGTTTTATCCGTCACCGTATGCCCCATTACGGAAAACCCGATGTGGATATGATCGAAAATTTATCGGTAGCTTTTATAATCAACCAAAAACGGTTGGGCGGTAATGCACGGTCAACGGTAGGCACGATTACAGATATTTATTCTTTATTGCGTCTGTTGTTTTCACGAATTGGAAAACCTTTTGCCGGATATTCCGATGTTTTTTCATTCAATAATCCGGCTGGAATGTGCAGCTGCTGTCAGGGATTAGGAAAGATGGAAGCAGTTGATATTGAACGTCTGTTAGATAAAAATAAATCATTAGATGAAGGAGCAATCCGTTTTCCTACTTTTGAACCCGGCGGCTGGCGGCTGACCCGATATATTTATTCTGGATTTTTTGATAATGATAAAAAAATTAAAGACTATTCCTCCGAAGAACTGGATCTGCTTCTTTACGCTGACGGCATTAAGGTGAAAGATCCTCTTCCCGAATGGCCTAAAACTTCATTGTATGAGGGGGTGGTTCCACGGATCGAGCGGAGCTTTCTCAAAAAAGAGGATGGCGAAAAAGTTAGATACAGCAAAGAAATTGAGGGCTTTATCATAAAGCAGGATTGTCCCCACTGCCATGGAACACGCCTGAATGACAGAGTATTATCCTGCAAAGTGAACGGTAAAAATATAGCGGAATGCGCTGATATGCAGATAAACGAATTATTAGAATTTATCCAGTTAATCAATGCTCCTGTGGCGGCAGCAATTGTTTCAGAATTGGTGAATCGTCTGCAGCAAATGGTATCCATTGGATTGGACTATTTAAGTTTAAGCAGACAAACATCCACTCTATCGGGCGGGGAATCTCAAAGAATCAAAATAGTTTGCCAGCTGGGCAGCAGCTTAACAGACCTTACTTATATTTTTGACGAGCCCAGTATAGGACTGCACCCTCACGATATAAGCAAGATCAATGACCTTATGAAACTTTTGCGTGACAAAGGCAATACCGTACTTATCGTGGAGCATGACCCTGATATAATAAAGATTGCAGACCAAGTGATTGATATGGGGCCCGGCGCGGGAATCCATGGGGGTGAAATCGTATATCAGGGGAGCTTACAAGGGTTAAAAGCATCGGGTACATTGACAGGGAAGTATCTGTCTTACCGGCCTGAATTAAAAGCTGGCACACGTACCCCGAAAGGCTGGCTTTCCATTCACAATGCAACGCTGCACAATTTGAAGAACCTTTCAGTTGAAATACCCAAAGGAGTAATGACGGTTGTGACAGGGGTTGCCGGTTCAGGAAAAAGTACGCTTATCAATCAGGTGCTGCCCCGATTTTATCCTGATACTGTTTTTATCGACCAAAAGGGAATACAAGCATCAAAGCGTTCCAACATAGCAACCTTTACAGGTATCTTTGATATGATCAGAAAACTATTTGCGAAAAGCAACGGTGTCAGCGCCTCCCTGTTCAGTTTCAATTCCCAAGGAGCATGTCCTGCTTGTAAAGGCTTAGGTGTTACCTATACAGATTTAGCGTTTATGGATACCATGGTTACAGTATGTGAAGAATGTAACGGGAACCGTTATACCGACGAAGTGCTCGGGTATAAGCTAAGAGGTAAAAATATTGGTGAAATACTTAAAATGACCGTATCGGAGGCCTTGGAATTTTTTCGGGAAGAAGAAATAAGAACAGTACTGAAAAGGCTTTCAGATGTTGGAATTACCTATATTTCTTTGGGGCAGCCCTTGAACACACTTTCAGGAGGGGAATTGCAGCGGATCAAACTGGCTTCCGAGCTTTTAAACGGAGGGAAAGTTTATGTTTTGGACGAACCCTCAACAGGTTTGCATATGGCTGACATAAAACAGTTGATTGGTATAATGAATCGTCTTGTAGAACAAAATTCCACCCTTATTGTAATAGAGCATAATTTGGATATTATTTGCCAGGCAGACTGGATTATTGACTTAGGCCCACATGCCGGACAGCATGGCGGTAAAATTATGTTCACAGGGCTGCCGGAAGATTTAATTAATTGTAAAGATTCCCTGACAGGAAAATCCCTGAAAAAATATATAAATAAAATATAG
- a CDS encoding peptidoglycan recognition protein family protein produces the protein MTNQTKESYDELERRRRARIRQQKQKKQQKRRRIIYIVVRVIILSIALAGIAWGISLLFFKNYVDLKRVTMPVWVKEDFIEPNPYSRPGTEMKRADGIVVHYVANPGTSAKQNLNYFDSLKNQSGDKKISASSHFMIGLEGEILQGIPIYEVAYATSKEKNVDTVSIECCHPDETGKFNDETYDSLVKLTAWLCRNLGLTEKDVIRHYDATGKDCPRYFVAHEDAWKKFLSDVKAARKLPDEGER, from the coding sequence ATGACAAATCAGACAAAAGAAAGCTATGACGAACTGGAACGCCGCCGCCGCGCCAGAATAAGGCAGCAGAAGCAAAAGAAGCAGCAAAAAAGAAGGCGGATCATCTACATAGTGGTCAGAGTAATCATTCTGTCCATAGCCCTGGCAGGGATCGCATGGGGGATCAGTTTGCTGTTTTTTAAAAATTATGTGGATCTAAAGAGGGTTACCATGCCTGTCTGGGTGAAGGAGGACTTTATTGAGCCAAATCCTTACTCAAGACCCGGGACAGAAATGAAAAGAGCGGATGGAATTGTGGTTCATTATGTGGCCAATCCAGGTACTTCGGCCAAACAGAACTTGAATTATTTTGACAGTCTGAAGAACCAGTCTGGAGACAAGAAAATTTCGGCCAGCAGCCATTTTATGATTGGGCTGGAAGGAGAAATTCTTCAGGGAATTCCTATTTATGAGGTAGCTTATGCCACATCCAAGGAAAAAAATGTGGATACGGTATCCATTGAATGCTGCCATCCTGATGAGACAGGGAAATTTAATGATGAAACTTATGATTCCCTGGTAAAGCTGACGGCCTGGCTTTGCAGGAATCTGGGATTGACGGAAAAAGATGTGATAAGGCATTATGATGCCACAGGTAAGGACTGTCCAAGGTACTTTGTAGCTCATGAGGATGCGTGGAAGAAGTTCCTTTCAGATGTGAAAGCGGCCAGAAAGCTGCCGGATGAAGGGGAAAGATAA
- a CDS encoding MarR family winged helix-turn-helix transcriptional regulator: MAVKELEENYVPFQCMIVSDSNKFNVEGVSTAQYYILDTLSNQGPKTTKELAEMKGISQSGISKLTKRLLEKKYIVQERQLNDRRSYKIILTSEGKAFLNRVDDFGNEIMNLIEEALTSEEVKAFSMMCKKITSLYAEKT, from the coding sequence ATGGCAGTAAAAGAATTAGAAGAAAATTATGTCCCTTTTCAGTGTATGATTGTATCTGATTCAAACAAATTTAACGTAGAAGGTGTTTCAACTGCACAGTACTATATCCTTGATACGTTGAGTAATCAAGGGCCAAAAACAACGAAAGAGCTTGCCGAAATGAAAGGAATCTCGCAGTCGGGTATTTCAAAATTGACGAAACGGCTGTTGGAAAAAAAGTATATCGTACAGGAAAGGCAGCTTAATGACCGCCGTTCCTATAAAATTATACTGACCAGTGAAGGAAAAGCCTTTTTAAACCGCGTCGATGATTTTGGAAATGAAATCATGAACTTAATTGAAGAAGCATTAACGTCAGAGGAAGTAAAGGCCTTTTCAATGATGTGCAAAAAAATCACCAGCTTGTATGCTGAAAAAACATGA
- a CDS encoding C-GCAxxG-C-C family protein — translation MSDTTSKRVEEALNKHAKGYNCAQAVSCAFCDKTGIDEKTMFRVTEGMGLGMGGMEGTCGAISAAAVLSGLKNSSVHLDRPDSKRTSHEASKKCLSEFKEQNKSVICKDLKGVETGKVLRSCNDCIADAVRIIDHELFGEE, via the coding sequence ATGTCAGACACAACATCAAAAAGAGTGGAAGAAGCTCTAAATAAGCATGCAAAGGGGTATAATTGCGCACAGGCTGTCTCCTGTGCCTTCTGTGATAAAACAGGCATTGACGAGAAAACCATGTTCCGCGTTACGGAAGGCATGGGTCTTGGTATGGGCGGTATGGAAGGTACCTGCGGGGCCATCAGCGCAGCTGCCGTACTTTCCGGACTAAAGAACAGTTCCGTCCACCTAGACCGGCCGGATTCCAAGAGGACCTCTCACGAAGCGTCAAAAAAATGCTTGTCAGAATTTAAGGAACAAAACAAAAGCGTGATCTGCAAGGATTTAAAGGGCGTGGAAACCGGAAAGGTCCTCCGTTCCTGCAATGACTGCATCGCAGATGCCGTAAGAATCATAGACCATGAATTATTTGGAGAAGAATAA